From Solea senegalensis isolate Sse05_10M linkage group LG7, IFAPA_SoseM_1, whole genome shotgun sequence, a single genomic window includes:
- the LOC122772273 gene encoding troponin I, fast skeletal muscle-like isoform X1 yields MEGTKMSTSRRNHLKRQSGRRHTACTRTLYSLLLQIAETMLEEEAREAQKEKMMYMEENCSTLCVPGSIQELQDLCRGLHKQIDLVDEERYDVEIKVSKSNKEIDDLKLMVQDLKGKFKKPALKKVRMSADAMLAALLGSKHKVSMDLRANLKQVKKEVKEEEKQTGNWRKNIEEKAGMDGRKKMFQTEA; encoded by the exons ATGGAGGG gaCAAAGATGTCAACCAGCAGGAGGAATCACCTCAAG AGACAAAGTGGGAGAAGACACACAGCATGCACCAGGACTTTATAT AGCTTGCTGCTGCAGATAGCTGAGACgatgctggaggaggaggcaaGGGAGGCCCAGAAGGAGAAGATGATGTATATGGAGGAGAACTGCTCCACCCTCTGTGTCCCTGGCAGTATACAGGAGCTGCAG GATCTGTGCCGGGGGCTTCACAAGCAGATTGATTTGGTGGATGAGGAGCGATACGACGTGGAGATTAAAGTGTCAAAATCCAACAAAGag ATCGATGACCTCAAGCTGATGGTTCAGGATCTTAAAGGCAAGTTTAAGAAGCCGGCACTGAAGAAGGTGCGTATGTCTGCCGACGCCATGTTGGCTGCTCTGCTGGGCTCAAAACACAAAGTGTCCATGGACCTGAGGGCCAACCTGAAGCAGGTCAAAAAGGAGGTGAAAGAGGAG GAGAAGCAAACGGGCAACTGGAGGAAGAACATCGAAGAGAAAGCAGGGATGGACGGCAGGAAGAAGATGTTTCAGACAGAGGCTTAA
- the LOC122772273 gene encoding troponin I, fast skeletal muscle-like isoform X2: MTETKMSTSRRNHLKRQSGRRHTACTRTLYSLLLQIAETMLEEEAREAQKEKMMYMEENCSTLCVPGSIQELQDLCRGLHKQIDLVDEERYDVEIKVSKSNKEIDDLKLMVQDLKGKFKKPALKKVRMSADAMLAALLGSKHKVSMDLRANLKQVKKEVKEEEKQTGNWRKNIEEKAGMDGRKKMFQTEA; this comes from the exons ATGACAGA gaCAAAGATGTCAACCAGCAGGAGGAATCACCTCAAG AGACAAAGTGGGAGAAGACACACAGCATGCACCAGGACTTTATAT AGCTTGCTGCTGCAGATAGCTGAGACgatgctggaggaggaggcaaGGGAGGCCCAGAAGGAGAAGATGATGTATATGGAGGAGAACTGCTCCACCCTCTGTGTCCCTGGCAGTATACAGGAGCTGCAG GATCTGTGCCGGGGGCTTCACAAGCAGATTGATTTGGTGGATGAGGAGCGATACGACGTGGAGATTAAAGTGTCAAAATCCAACAAAGag ATCGATGACCTCAAGCTGATGGTTCAGGATCTTAAAGGCAAGTTTAAGAAGCCGGCACTGAAGAAGGTGCGTATGTCTGCCGACGCCATGTTGGCTGCTCTGCTGGGCTCAAAACACAAAGTGTCCATGGACCTGAGGGCCAACCTGAAGCAGGTCAAAAAGGAGGTGAAAGAGGAG GAGAAGCAAACGGGCAACTGGAGGAAGAACATCGAAGAGAAAGCAGGGATGGACGGCAGGAAGAAGATGTTTCAGACAGAGGCTTAA
- the LOC122772273 gene encoding troponin I, fast skeletal muscle-like isoform X4: MEGTKMSTSRRNHLKSLLLQIAETMLEEEAREAQKEKMMYMEENCSTLCVPGSIQELQDLCRGLHKQIDLVDEERYDVEIKVSKSNKEIDDLKLMVQDLKGKFKKPALKKVRMSADAMLAALLGSKHKVSMDLRANLKQVKKEVKEEEKQTGNWRKNIEEKAGMDGRKKMFQTEA, translated from the exons ATGGAGGG gaCAAAGATGTCAACCAGCAGGAGGAATCACCTCAAG AGCTTGCTGCTGCAGATAGCTGAGACgatgctggaggaggaggcaaGGGAGGCCCAGAAGGAGAAGATGATGTATATGGAGGAGAACTGCTCCACCCTCTGTGTCCCTGGCAGTATACAGGAGCTGCAG GATCTGTGCCGGGGGCTTCACAAGCAGATTGATTTGGTGGATGAGGAGCGATACGACGTGGAGATTAAAGTGTCAAAATCCAACAAAGag ATCGATGACCTCAAGCTGATGGTTCAGGATCTTAAAGGCAAGTTTAAGAAGCCGGCACTGAAGAAGGTGCGTATGTCTGCCGACGCCATGTTGGCTGCTCTGCTGGGCTCAAAACACAAAGTGTCCATGGACCTGAGGGCCAACCTGAAGCAGGTCAAAAAGGAGGTGAAAGAGGAG GAGAAGCAAACGGGCAACTGGAGGAAGAACATCGAAGAGAAAGCAGGGATGGACGGCAGGAAGAAGATGTTTCAGACAGAGGCTTAA
- the LOC122772273 gene encoding troponin I, fast skeletal muscle-like isoform X3 — protein sequence MTETKMSTSRRNHLKSLLLQIAETMLEEEAREAQKEKMMYMEENCSTLCVPGSIQELQDLCRGLHKQIDLVDEERYDVEIKVSKSNKEIDDLKLMVQDLKGKFKKPALKKVRMSADAMLAALLGSKHKVSMDLRANLKQVKKEVKEEEKQTGNWRKNIEEKAGMDGRKKMFQTEA from the exons ATGACAGA gaCAAAGATGTCAACCAGCAGGAGGAATCACCTCAAG AGCTTGCTGCTGCAGATAGCTGAGACgatgctggaggaggaggcaaGGGAGGCCCAGAAGGAGAAGATGATGTATATGGAGGAGAACTGCTCCACCCTCTGTGTCCCTGGCAGTATACAGGAGCTGCAG GATCTGTGCCGGGGGCTTCACAAGCAGATTGATTTGGTGGATGAGGAGCGATACGACGTGGAGATTAAAGTGTCAAAATCCAACAAAGag ATCGATGACCTCAAGCTGATGGTTCAGGATCTTAAAGGCAAGTTTAAGAAGCCGGCACTGAAGAAGGTGCGTATGTCTGCCGACGCCATGTTGGCTGCTCTGCTGGGCTCAAAACACAAAGTGTCCATGGACCTGAGGGCCAACCTGAAGCAGGTCAAAAAGGAGGTGAAAGAGGAG GAGAAGCAAACGGGCAACTGGAGGAAGAACATCGAAGAGAAAGCAGGGATGGACGGCAGGAAGAAGATGTTTCAGACAGAGGCTTAA